From the Anaeromyxobacter dehalogenans 2CP-1 genome, the window GCCGGCCGCCGGTCAGCTCCTCGCCGCGCCCGAGGCGGAGCAGCGTCCCGAGGTCGAGCGCGCGGGCCATCCCGGCGAGCCCCTGCTCGTCCACCACCGCGGCGCGCATCTTGGAGAGGTCGCCCTCGCGCGCCGAGGGGAAGCGCTCCATGAGCCGGTGCGACACGGCCAGGTCGATGACCGCGTCCCCCAGGAACTCGAGCCGCTCGTTGTCCTGCAGCCCGTCCTCGCGGTGCTCGTTCACGTAGGACTTGTGCGTGAGCGCGGCCAGGGCGGCCTGGCGGTCGGTGACCGCGATGCCGAGCCGCGCCTCCAGCGCGCCCACCGGGTCGAGCGCCGGGTCCGGCTCCGGCGGCGCGCCCGCGGGCTCCTGCGCTGGTCCTCGATCCTCGCCCATCGTCCGCTCTCCCGCTCAGGCCCGCAGCAGCGCAGCCAGCTCTTCCGCGAGCTGGTACGGGTCGGCGCTCCGCGCCGCGATCCGCTCGGCCACCGCGTCCAGCCGCCCCTTCTCCGCCTCTAGGCGCGCCAGCGCCCCGGCCATCAGCCGCTCCCGCAGCACCGCCACGAACGCGGCGCGGGCCCGGGCCACCTCGCGCTCACGGCGACCGCCGGTGGCCTCGAGGTGCGCGCGGTGCGCGTCCACCGCCGCGATCAGCTCCGCCACGCCCTCGTCGCGCACCGCCACGGTGCGCACGATGGGCGGCTCCCAGGGCGCCTGGGCCGGGCCCTGGGGCGGCACCGGGCCGCCGGTGAAGCGGTGCGCCGCGTCGTGGTCGGCCGGCACAGGCCCCAGGCCCATGACCGTGCGGCGCAGCTCCAGCATGGTCTGCAGGTCGCGCACGGTCCGGTCGGCGCCCTCCCGGTCGGCCTTGTTCACCGCGAACACGTCGGCGATCTCGAGCACGCCCGCCTTGATGGCCTGGACGTCGTCGCCCAGCCCCGGCACCGCCACCACCACCACGGTGTGCGCCAGCGTCGCGACCTCGATCTCGTCCTGCCCGACCCCGACCGTCTCCACCAGGATGACGTCCTTGCCCATGGCGTCCATCACCTGGACCAGATCGGAGGTGGAGCGCGAGAGGCCGCCCAGGTGGCCGCGGGTGCCGAGCGAGCGGATGAAGACGCCCTCGTCGAGCGCGTGGTCCTGCATCCGGATGCGGTCGCCCAGGATGGCGCCGCCCGAGAACGGGCTGGTGGGATCGACCGCGATCACGCCGACCGTCTTGCCCAGCCGGCGGTAGTGGCCGATGAGCCGGTCGGTGAGCGAGGACTTGCCGGCGCCGGGCGCGCCGGTGAGCCCCACCACGTACGCCCGGCCGGTCCGCGGGAACAGGGTCCGCAGCGTGGCCTCGGCCTCGGGGAGCCGGTCGTCGAGGTCGCGCATGAGGCGGGCGGCGGCGCGGATCTCGCCCGCGAGCACGCGCTCCGCGATGGATGGGGAGGACATCAGTAGGCCGCCGCCTCGGGGACGAAGTTCGCGACGAGGATCGCGCTGGACATCTTGCGCGGCGCGCCCATGGGCTGCCGCTGGCGATCGAGCTGCCGGTAGATCACGCTGCCGTCCTGCACCTGGTCGATCTGGATGAGCAGGCGCCATCCGCCGCGCTCCTGGGCGAACACCGCCTCGAAGTCCGAGCGCTTCAGGACGCGCGCGGCGCCGTAGGGCCGGCCGTCGATGTCGGTGCCGACGTAGCGGACCTCGTCCGGGCCCGCCTCCTCCACCACCACGCTCATCACCCAGATCTCGCCGGGGTGCGGCATGAGGTGGCTCGGGACCTCGGAGGCCACCGCGACCGGCCCGGGCGGTGGCGCCGGAGCCGCGCCCGGATCCGCCGCGCCCAGCGCGAGCGCCACCACCTTGGCCGTGCCGGGGAAGCTCGCCAGCTCGAAGCGGTCCGACCAGACGTCGCCGTTCGGGCCGATCACCCGCCCCTTGAACCGGGTGCCCATCTCCCTGCTGGCCACGAACCGGTAGCGGGTGTTGCCGTAGGCGAACTCCTTCACCAGCTCGACCATGGCGTTCGGCGCGAGCATGGCGTCGTCGCCGAACACCTGCGCCAGCGCCGCGAGCGTGAGCGCGTTGCGCGGCGCCGGCGTGGCCGCGAGCGTCGGCGCGGAGGTCGGCGGCGGCGTGAGCGCCGGCGCCGGCGCGGCGGGCCGCATCCGCGCCACCGAGCCGACCAGGTAGATCTCCAGGTCGGTGGGGCTGGCGAAGTCGGAGAGGTCGAGCGCGGGGAAGTCCGGCGCGACCTCGAACGGCCGCCCGCCCACCGGCGCGACGCGCGACACCCGCACCGACTCGGGCCCGCCCAGCACCTCGAACGCGTGGGTGGCGGTCTTCACCAGGGCCCGGACCGCCAGGCGCTCCGGATCGAGCGCGGTCTCCAGCCGCAGCGATCGCATGCGCGCGGCCAGGTCCTGGAGCGCCGCGGCGTGCCGCCCGAGCGCCTGCGCCACCGAGACCTCGAGCCCGGTGGCCCGCTCGTGCTCGTAGAAGTTGACCTCGCCCAGGGCGGAGAGCGGCGCGTCGAGGAAGCGGAGGTGGTCGTGGCCGGTGACCACGAAGCGGCCGCGGGCGATGGTCTGGCCGGTGACGGGGTGCTGGACCCGGCCGGCGAACGCGAGCTCGCCCTCGAGCGTCTCGCGGTCGGCGCCGAGGCGGACGGGGATCCCGAGCGCGGACAGCTTGCGCGAGGCGATCTGGTTCAGGCGCTCGCGCGGGATCTTTCCGATGATGGTGTGTTCGCCTTCGCCCATGGTCTCCCACGCGCGCGCGCCACGGGCGTCCCGCCCGTCCGGCGCGCTCCCCTTCCGCGCGAGAGACTACCTCAGAATCTCCCGCGAGATGACCATCCGCTGCACCTCGCTCGTCCCCTCGCCGATCTCGGTCAGCTTGGCGTCGCGAAAATGGCGCTCCACCGGGAAGTCGCGGGTGTAGCCGTAGCCGCCGTGGATCTGGATCGCGCGGGAGGTGGCGCGCATGGCGGCCTCGCTCGCGTAGAGCTTCGCCATCGAGGCCGCCGTGCCGAACGGCTCGCCCGCGTCGCACAGGGCGGCCGCCCGCCGGACCAGCAGCCGCGCCGCGTCGAGCTCGGTGGCCATGTCGGCGAGCATGAAGCCGATCGCCTGGAACTCGGCGATGGGCTTGCCGAACGCCTGGCGCTCCTTCGCGTACGCCCGGGCCTCCTCCAGCGCGCCCCGGCCCAGGCCCACCGCGAGCGCGCCGATGGTGATCCGGCCGCGGTCGAGGATCTGCAGCGTGTCGATGAAGCCGTGGTCGACCTCGCCGAGCCGCTGCGCGTCCGGGACCTCGACCTCGTCCAGGAACAGCTGCGCGGTGTCGGAGCTGCGCATGCCGAGCTTGCCGTGGATGGGGCGCTGCGTGAACCCGCTCATCCCCGGCTCGAGGATGAACGCGGTGATCCCGTGGTGGCGTCGCCCCGGGTCGGTGCGGGCCAGCACCACGAAGCTGCCGCCCACCGTCCCCTGCGTGATGAACGTCTTCGAGCCGGAGAG encodes:
- the meaB gene encoding methylmalonyl Co-A mutase-associated GTPase MeaB yields the protein MSSPSIAERVLAGEIRAAARLMRDLDDRLPEAEATLRTLFPRTGRAYVVGLTGAPGAGKSSLTDRLIGHYRRLGKTVGVIAVDPTSPFSGGAILGDRIRMQDHALDEGVFIRSLGTRGHLGGLSRSTSDLVQVMDAMGKDVILVETVGVGQDEIEVATLAHTVVVVAVPGLGDDVQAIKAGVLEIADVFAVNKADREGADRTVRDLQTMLELRRTVMGLGPVPADHDAAHRFTGGPVPPQGPAQAPWEPPIVRTVAVRDEGVAELIAAVDAHRAHLEATGGRREREVARARAAFVAVLRERLMAGALARLEAEKGRLDAVAERIAARSADPYQLAEELAALLRA
- a CDS encoding acyl-CoA dehydrogenase family protein, encoding MDFELPAELVEIQRTVRAFCEAEVRPHAAAWDASETFPREVVAKLGAMGLLGITVPERYGGAGMGALAVAVVVEEVARFDGSLALTVASHNGLGTGHIARFGTDAQKERYLPSLATGERLAAWALTEPGSGSDASAMRTTAVRRGDAWALSGSKTFITQGTVGGSFVVLARTDPGRRHHGITAFILEPGMSGFTQRPIHGKLGMRSSDTAQLFLDEVEVPDAQRLGEVDHGFIDTLQILDRGRITIGALAVGLGRGALEEARAYAKERQAFGKPIAEFQAIGFMLADMATELDAARLLVRRAAALCDAGEPFGTAASMAKLYASEAAMRATSRAIQIHGGYGYTRDFPVERHFRDAKLTEIGEGTSEVQRMVISREILR